Part of the Dermatophilus congolensis genome is shown below.
GATCGAGACCTCACCGGCGGGGGAGTGGCTACCACCTTCCCCGGCGGTCACATCAACGCCAGCGTCGGCCCAGCTGCCCTGGCCATCACCGCAGGAATAGCAGTCCTACCCGTCACCATCCACTACGAATCCACCCCCGAGACCACCAGTTACCGCACCGTCATCCAATTCCACCCACCTGCCCCCCCCACCAGCGGGACAACCCACCAACGCGTCCGCGACACCACCCAATACTGCGTTGACATCATCGCCAACAACATCCTCAACCACCCCCAAGACTGGCACATGATGCAACCCATCTACATACCCCAAGGCACCTAAGATGCGCATCGGAATCGTCTGCCCCTACAGCTTCGATGTCGCAGGCGGCGTGCAAAACCACACCCGCGACCTCGCCCACCAACTCCACACCCGAGGACACCACGTCGCCGTACTCGCCCCGGCAGCCGAAACCACCCCCCATACCCGCAACTTCACCAGCGCCGGAAGCTCACGCGCCATCCCCTACAACGGCTCCATCGCGCGCCTAGCCTTCGGCCCAGCCGTAGCCAACCGTGTCACCACCTGGCTAGAAAACGGCCGCTTCGACATCCTCCACATCCACGAACCTCTCGTACCTAGCACATCCATCCTCGCCCTACGCGCCGCACGAACCCCCATCGTGGCGACCTTCCACACCAACCTCGAACGCTCCCTCGCTATCCAAGCGGTATCCCCGCTAGTCCGCTCATCCCTAGAAAAAATCCACGGCCGCATAGCCGTCTCCCAAGCCGCCCGACAAACCGCCCTCAACCACATGGGCATCGATAGCGTCATCATCCCCAACGGCGTCGATACGCACACCTTCGCTACCGCCACCCCCAACCCCACCTGGACCGGAACCCCCAACCACCCCACCATCGCCTTCCTAGGCCGTATCGACGAACCCCGCAAAGGTCTGCCCGTCCTGGCCGATGCCCTCCCACACCTACTCAAACACCACCCAGGCCTACGCCTACTCATCGCCGGCCACGGAGACATCCCCACCGCCCGCAACCTCATCCCCACCTCAGCCCGCCACGCCGCTCACTTCCTGGGAGCAATCCCCGAAACAGACAAAGCCGCACTCCTACGCTCCGTCGACGCCTACATTGCCCCCCACACCGGAGGCGAAAGCTTTGGCATCGTCCTAGTAGAAGCCATGAGCGCCGGGGCACCAGTCATCGCCTCCAACCTCACCCCCTTCACCCACGTTCTTGGCGACGCCGGAATCACCTTCCCCACAGGAAACTCACACGCCCTCGCCCAAGCCCTCACCAACCTCCTCCACAACCCCAAACTACGCGAAAAGCTGCACCTAGCAGGCCTTGCCCGCGCCGCCACCTACGATTGGCGCCACGTCAGCGACGACATCCTCGCCGTTTACGAAACAGTCCTCGAAGGAACCCGCGCCACACCCCTGACCAACACCGCAACAGCCCTCTGGGCCACCCTCAAAGCGACCCTTACCCCATGAACACCACCTGGATCCTCACTACCCTGCTCATCCTCGCCCTATTCGCTTGGCACCTTTCCTACACAGCAGCGCGACTACACCGCCTCCATACCCGCGCCGAAGGAGCCCTTGCCGCCCTCGACGCCTACCTCATCCGCCGCGCAGAAGCAGCTACCGCCCTGGCAAACTCCGGCCTCCTAGACCCCGCCAGCTCACTCATACTCGCCTCCGCCAGCGCCGAATCCATTCATAGCGACTACAGCCTCCTTACCCTCGACTGGGCTGAAGGAAAACTGGCCCTACGCGAACTCACCGAAACAGCCCTCACCGTCGCACTCCGCGAAACCCTGCCCACCTCCACCCCCACGAACAGCAACTCACCCGAATCTGACCCAATCGCCCACACCATCGCCACACACCGCCGTGTCCAGCTAGCCCGCCAGTTCTACAACAACACCGTCAGCGACGTCCGCCGCCTGCGGCACACACCCCTGGTACGCATCGCCCACCTCGCTGGACACGCCACCACGCCCCGTCCCATCGAATTCGATGACGACCTCACCGCGTCACCCACCTAACCCACACCCATCCAGACCAGCCACAACGGTGCTGCGCGTATCGTCTACCCAGGCATCATTCATTAGGAACGCAAGGGAGCACCCATGACCGAACAGTCATCCGCCCAGTCCGCTGTAGGCACCACCCGCGTCAAACGCGGCATGGCCGAAATGCTCAAAGGTGGCGTGATCATGGACGTCGTCACCCCAGAACAGGCCAAAATCGCTGAAGACGCAGGCGCCGTCGCAGTCATGGCCCTCGAACGCGTCCCTGCCGACATCCGCGCCCAAGGCGGCGTCTCACGCATGAGCGACCCCGACATGATCGACGGCATCATCAACGCCGTCTCCATCCCCGTCATGGCCAAAGCACGCATCGGCCACTTCGTCGAAGCACAGGTACTGCAATCTCTGGGCGTGGACTACATCGACGAATCCGAAGTACTCACCCCCGCCGACTACAGCAACCACATCGACAAATGGGCCTTCACCGTCCCCTTTGTTTGCGGCGCCACCAACCTCGGCGAAGCCCTACGCCGCATCACCGAAGGCGCAGCGATGATCCGTTCCAAAGGAGAAGCCGGTACCGGCGATGTCTCCAACGCCACCACGCACATGCGCAAAATGCGCGATCAAATCCGTTGGCTCACCTCGCTCCCCGAAGACGAACTCTACGTAGCCGCAAAAGAACTCCAAGCCCCCTACGACCTAGTCAAAGAAGTAGCAACCAACGGCAAACTCCCCGTCGTACTCTTCACCGCTGGCGGTATCGCCACCCCCGCCGACGCCGCCATGATGATGCAGCTGGGCGCCGAAGGCGTCTTCGTTGGCTCAGGCATCTTCAAGTCCGGAAACCCCGCCCAACGTGCTGAAGCCATCGTCAAAGCCACCACCTTCTACGACGACCCCGACACCATCGCCAAAGTCTCCCGAGGCCTGGGCGAAGCAATGGTCGGAATCAACGTCGACGACATCCCCGTACCCCACCGCCTCGCTGAGCGCGGCTGGTGACCTCTGAACTGCGCCTGCCACTGAAATACACATAAACAAACACAGCCGTGGGCAGCGGTGCGACATAAAACACGTTCTCGCACCGCTGCCCACAAACACATAGGGAAGTAACCACAAATCTCTACACCACTGCCTCGCAAGACACACCAGAACCGCAAAGAATCTTTTTCAGACTAATTTCAGTGCGATATTCACAAATTCCCAGCTAGTTGGCCATGTGCAGACAACAGCCACCACAGCCGCCTAGGCGCTTGCCGACACCACAAGTTCCTGCAGGCCACCCCACGGCCTCACTGTTAGGGCATGACATCATCACAACCTGGTGAGCAACGAAGCTCATCAACGAGCTCGCCCCCTGCACAGCCAGCCGAAAACGCCTCCCTCCACCTCGAAGACGCAGGCGACACCGGCTACCACAAATCGCTCACCAACCGTCAGGTCCAGATGATCGCCCTCGGCGGCGCCATCGGAGTCGGCCTCTTCCTCGGTGCAGGACGCCGCCTGGCCATCGCAGGGCCTTCACTTATCCTCTCCTACGCCTTCTGCGGCGTCATCGCTTTCTTCCTTATGCGTGCCCTAGGCGAACTCGTCATGCACCGTCGCAGCTCCGGATCCTTTGTCTCCTACGCACGTGAATTCTTCGGAGACCGCGCCGCCTACATGGCCGGCTGGATGTACATGCTCAACTGGATGACTACAGGCGTCGCCGAAATCACCGCCATTGCCGTGTACATCAGCAAATGGCTACCCGACACCCCTCAATGGATCAGCGCACTCGTAGCCCTAGCCCTCGTACTAGCTATCAATCTCTCCAGTGCAAAAGCCTTCGGAGAGCTCGAATTCTGGGCCGCCCTACTCAAAGTGCTCGCCCTATCGGCCTTCCTCATCGTCGGCACCGTCATGGTCATCATCGGTTTCAAGTTCAATAGCAACCCCGCCGGACTACATAACCTGAACTCACCCGATGGATTCTTCCCCAACGGCAACACCCTCGCCTTCGTCATGCTCATGCAAGGCGTCGTCTTTGCCTACGCCACCATCGAACTCGTCGGCACCGCAGCCGGGGAAACCCACGACGCCGAACATGTCATCCCCAAAGCAGTCCGCGCTGTCATCTACCGGATCGCCCTGTTCTATGTCGGCAGCGTGTTCCTGCTGTCCTGCCTGCTGCCCTACACCACCTACAAAGCTGGCGAAAGCCCCTTCGTCACCGCTTTCGGATCCATGCTTCCCTGGATCGGTGACCTCATGAACGTCATCGTCATCACCGCAGCGCTCTCCTCATGTAACTCCGGCCTCTACTCCACCGGCCGCATCCTGCGCTCCCTGGCAGCATCCGGCGAAGCCCCCCGCTTCACAGCCAAACTCAACAAAACCGGCGTACCCGCAGGCGGCATTCTCCTCACCGCATTCGTGTACTTCCTGGGAGTCATCCTCAACGTGTTCATGCCCGGAGAAGCATTCGACATCGCCGTCGAAACCGCCGCAGTCGGCATCGTATGGACATGGGTGACTATCTTCGCCTGCCAAATGGCCCTACGGAAACGCATCAACAAAGGCCTAGTCGAACCCACCTCATTCCCCATGCCCGGAGCCCCCTACACCGGCTGGTTCGGCATCATCTGTCTGGTGGGCATCATCGTTATCATGCTCATCGACACCTCAAACGAGTTCTTCAACTGGAAGGTGCTCGGCGCAGCAGCCCTATTCACAGCCACCGTGTGGTTCCTATGGCCGCTAGTCAAACGCAACAAAGAACGTCACCCCGAATTCCAAAAAGCCACCGAACTCACCTTTGAATAAACCCCAAGAAACACAGCGGCGGACAGAAGCCCACAAGCACATCTGCCCGCCGCTGCTATTTGCCTAACCCACCGCACCGCACAACGTAGCCTTTTATGACGTGACATCGCCCACCATCGGAATTCTTGCGCTCCAAGGCGACGTGCATGAACACGCCACCGCCATCACCGCCTGCGGCGCCACCGCAGTGCCCATTCGCCGCCCCGAAGAGCTCCACACCGTGCACGGCATCGTCCTACCCGGGGGCGAATCCACTGTGATCGACCGGCTCCTACGAACCTTTGACCTCCAAGACCCTCTCAAAGAACGACTTCGCAATGGCATGCCCGCCTACGGCTCCTGCGCCGGAATGATCCTGCTAGCCAACTCAATCCTCGACGGCGAAAAAAGCCAACAAACCCTCGGAGGCCTCGACATCGTCGTGCGACGCAACGCATTCGGACGCCAAATCGCCTCCTTCGAAACAGACCTACCCGTAGCTGGCATCACCACTACCGACACCCCCATGCGCGCCGTCTTCATCCGGGCTCCATGGGTAGAAACCACCGGCCCTGAGGTTGAAATACTCGCTTCAGTCACCACCGAAACACCCACCGGTCACAGCACGCCCCGCCCCGTAGTCGTCGCCCAAGGAAACCTCTTAGCCTCCGCATTCCACCCCGAGATAACCGGCGACCACCGCATGCACCAGCACTTCGTCAACCTCGTTCGAGCAAGCTAAACAGCCCACCCCACTCTGAAGGCGCAGGCCACTACACGACAGATGGGTACGATGGTTCGGATCTGGATGCGATCGATACCGACAAATCCGCGGGCACTCCGTTCCGATTTTCGAGGAGACAACGTATGAGCGGTCACTCCAAGTGGGCGACTACCAAACACAAGAAAGCGGCCATCGATGCCAAGCGCGGCAAGCTGTTCGCCAAGCTGATCAAAAACATTGAGGTCGCGGCACGTACTGGCGGCGGTGACCCAGCCGGTAACCCGACACTGTTCGACGCCATCCAGAAGGCCAAGAAGAGCTCGGTCCCCAACGACAACATCGACCGCGCCGTCAAACGCGGATCCGGTGCAGAAGCAGGCGGCGCCGACTGGCAGACCATCATGTACGAGGGCTACGCTCCCGGCGGTGTCGCAGTCCTGATCGAGTGCCTGACTGATAACCGCAACCGCGCCGCCACCGAAGTGCGCGTGGCCCTGACCCGCAACGGTGGCTCCCTAGCTGACCCCGGTTCGGTCGCCTACAACTTCGAACGCAAAGGCGTCGTCATCGTCCCCAAGGCGCAAAAAGACGGCGAAGCAACCGAAGACTCCCTGCTGGAAGTCGTCCTCGAAGCTGGTGCTGACGAGGTCGAAGACTTCGGTGATAGCTTCCGCATCATTTCCGAAGCTAGTGACTTCGTTGCCGTCCGCACAGCCCTGCAAGAGGCTGGTGTGGACTACGACTCTGCTGAAGCAGAATTCGTCCCGAACCTGCAGGTTCCGCTCGATCTCGAAGGTGCACGCAAAATGTTGCGTGTCGTTGACGCCCTCGAAGACAGCGACGACGTGCAGAACGTCTTCGTTAACGGCGACATCTCACCTGAGGTGGCCGCCCAGCTCGAAGACGAAGACTGAGCACACTTTCTGCGCACACGCGTGAATGTGTGAGAGCGCCAGGTGACTCAATAAGACCTCCTGGCGCTCTCACACATATAAAGAACAAACGAAGAGGAGCAGCGGTGCGAGTTCTGGGAGTAGATCCAGGATTGACCCGATGTGGTGTAGGCGTAGTCGACGGTGCTCCTGGAAGACAACTGCGCATGGTTGCGGTAGGTGTAATCCGAACCCCCACTGGCGATCCAATTCACGAACGGCTCAATTCTTTGGCCGGTCAACTCGATGAGTGGCTCGATCAATACCAGCCTGAATCAATTGCCGTGGAGCGGGTTTTCGCCCGCAATGACGTGAGTACGATCATGGGCACTGCGCAAGCTAGCGCAATCCCTATGTTGGCTGCAGCCCGACGGGAAGTGCCGTTAGCGCTTCATACACCCAGTGAGGTTAAAGCTGCGGTTACAGGCAATGGGCGGGCCGATAAAGCGCAGGTGACAACTATGATCACCCGGATTTTGGCTCTGAATGCTCCTCCTAAACCCGCTGATGCGGCAGATGCCTTAGCGCTAGCGGTGTGTCACGTGTGGCGTGGGGGAGCGGCAGCACGTATCGAGCAGGCAACAAAGCGGGCGCAAGGGCGCTGAGAGGCAACGTTTTACCTTCGATGGAATGCGGTAGCGTTGCAGGCGAACACATGTCCGAATATGTGCCTTGCGTTCTCCGGTGGCGTGAGGTGCCCAACGCAAATCAGCATGGTTTAGGAGAAGCATGATCGCCTCGATCAGCGGCACGGTCATCAGTGCAGGGCTAGATCAGGCTGTGATTGTGGTTGGGGGTGTGGGGCTACAGGTGCGTCTCACTCCTGCCACCGCGGCCTCACTGCGAGTTGGAGAACAGGCAGAGCTGGCCACGAGCCTGGTGGTTCGTGAAGATGCGTGGACTTTGTACGGATTCGCTGATGCGCAGGAGAAAGAAATTTTCGAGGTTGCGCAAAGCGTCAGTGGAGTGGGCCCCAGGATGGCGTTGGCCATGCTCGCGGTGTTCACGCCTGCCCGGCTGGCGACAGCGATCTCTGCAGGAGAAGTCGCTGCTTTGGTGAAAGTTCCTGGCATCGGTAAGAAAAGCGCGGAACGGATCATTTTGGAGCTGCGCGAAAAGATGACGGCACTCGGCCTTGACGAAAACCCCCACCATGAAGAGCTCGCTGCCAGTAGCAGTGATGAACCGGTCTGGAATGATTCAGTAACTGAAGCTCTCATGAGTCTGGGGTGGTCTGCCAAACAAGCCGAGGCAGCCCTAGGACGGGTAGCGAAAACCGTGGATGCTGATGCTCCCGTGGGTGTCGCATTGAAAGCTGCGCTGCAGGAGCTCAGCCGATGAGCCCTTTGGGAGAGCACTCAGCCGACACGTGGGACGACGGCTCGTATGACGCATCACCACGCATCGTTGACCCTAGCGCGCACGTTGATGAA
Proteins encoded:
- the pdxS gene encoding pyridoxal 5'-phosphate synthase lyase subunit PdxS, producing MTEQSSAQSAVGTTRVKRGMAEMLKGGVIMDVVTPEQAKIAEDAGAVAVMALERVPADIRAQGGVSRMSDPDMIDGIINAVSIPVMAKARIGHFVEAQVLQSLGVDYIDESEVLTPADYSNHIDKWAFTVPFVCGATNLGEALRRITEGAAMIRSKGEAGTGDVSNATTHMRKMRDQIRWLTSLPEDELYVAAKELQAPYDLVKEVATNGKLPVVLFTAGGIATPADAAMMMQLGAEGVFVGSGIFKSGNPAQRAEAIVKATTFYDDPDTIAKVSRGLGEAMVGINVDDIPVPHRLAERGW
- a CDS encoding YebC/PmpR family DNA-binding transcriptional regulator; protein product: MSGHSKWATTKHKKAAIDAKRGKLFAKLIKNIEVAARTGGGDPAGNPTLFDAIQKAKKSSVPNDNIDRAVKRGSGAEAGGADWQTIMYEGYAPGGVAVLIECLTDNRNRAATEVRVALTRNGGSLADPGSVAYNFERKGVVIVPKAQKDGEATEDSLLEVVLEAGADEVEDFGDSFRIISEASDFVAVRTALQEAGVDYDSAEAEFVPNLQVPLDLEGARKMLRVVDALEDSDDVQNVFVNGDISPEVAAQLEDED
- the ruvC gene encoding crossover junction endodeoxyribonuclease RuvC, yielding MRVLGVDPGLTRCGVGVVDGAPGRQLRMVAVGVIRTPTGDPIHERLNSLAGQLDEWLDQYQPESIAVERVFARNDVSTIMGTAQASAIPMLAAARREVPLALHTPSEVKAAVTGNGRADKAQVTTMITRILALNAPPKPADAADALALAVCHVWRGGAAARIEQATKRAQGR
- the ruvA gene encoding Holliday junction branch migration protein RuvA; translation: MIASISGTVISAGLDQAVIVVGGVGLQVRLTPATAASLRVGEQAELATSLVVREDAWTLYGFADAQEKEIFEVAQSVSGVGPRMALAMLAVFTPARLATAISAGEVAALVKVPGIGKKSAERIILELREKMTALGLDENPHHEELAASSSDEPVWNDSVTEALMSLGWSAKQAEAALGRVAKTVDADAPVGVALKAALQELSR
- the pdxT gene encoding pyridoxal 5'-phosphate synthase glutaminase subunit PdxT, producing MTSPTIGILALQGDVHEHATAITACGATAVPIRRPEELHTVHGIVLPGGESTVIDRLLRTFDLQDPLKERLRNGMPAYGSCAGMILLANSILDGEKSQQTLGGLDIVVRRNAFGRQIASFETDLPVAGITTTDTPMRAVFIRAPWVETTGPEVEILASVTTETPTGHSTPRPVVVAQGNLLASAFHPEITGDHRMHQHFVNLVRAS
- a CDS encoding glycosyltransferase family 4 protein, with protein sequence MRIGIVCPYSFDVAGGVQNHTRDLAHQLHTRGHHVAVLAPAAETTPHTRNFTSAGSSRAIPYNGSIARLAFGPAVANRVTTWLENGRFDILHIHEPLVPSTSILALRAARTPIVATFHTNLERSLAIQAVSPLVRSSLEKIHGRIAVSQAARQTALNHMGIDSVIIPNGVDTHTFATATPNPTWTGTPNHPTIAFLGRIDEPRKGLPVLADALPHLLKHHPGLRLLIAGHGDIPTARNLIPTSARHAAHFLGAIPETDKAALLRSVDAYIAPHTGGESFGIVLVEAMSAGAPVIASNLTPFTHVLGDAGITFPTGNSHALAQALTNLLHNPKLREKLHLAGLARAATYDWRHVSDDILAVYETVLEGTRATPLTNTATALWATLKATLTP
- a CDS encoding amino acid permease → MTSSQPGEQRSSSTSSPPAQPAENASLHLEDAGDTGYHKSLTNRQVQMIALGGAIGVGLFLGAGRRLAIAGPSLILSYAFCGVIAFFLMRALGELVMHRRSSGSFVSYAREFFGDRAAYMAGWMYMLNWMTTGVAEITAIAVYISKWLPDTPQWISALVALALVLAINLSSAKAFGELEFWAALLKVLALSAFLIVGTVMVIIGFKFNSNPAGLHNLNSPDGFFPNGNTLAFVMLMQGVVFAYATIELVGTAAGETHDAEHVIPKAVRAVIYRIALFYVGSVFLLSCLLPYTTYKAGESPFVTAFGSMLPWIGDLMNVIVITAALSSCNSGLYSTGRILRSLAASGEAPRFTAKLNKTGVPAGGILLTAFVYFLGVILNVFMPGEAFDIAVETAAVGIVWTWVTIFACQMALRKRINKGLVEPTSFPMPGAPYTGWFGIICLVGIIVIMLIDTSNEFFNWKVLGAAALFTATVWFLWPLVKRNKERHPEFQKATELTFE